From Anopheles funestus chromosome 3RL, idAnoFuneDA-416_04, whole genome shotgun sequence, a single genomic window includes:
- the LOC125767525 gene encoding phospholipase D2 gives MDANFKRKTIHRSISLLLRDIDQMSLSEIGTSNPALNCEDTGTASDSTARHDHAGCLTGDRGAYGTGGNGEGGGGTGTTGGGHHDASLACYSIRSEPEEYDENLDAPDSVTYLSIGGNNPVLVIRESDADSVSPASEIPYNFVYNTPVKFDSMRRHIFIPGLEIIVEIIDYERSLTSHVLNPNLYTVKLTHGPFSWTIQKRYNHFRNLHQQLTTYRTSLHIPFPTKSHKERRDSFRNMHTVHQATASPAMQQKLGKPLKKIKKSALPRFPLKPDSLVSFDAIPQRIKQLEEYLYNLLNISLYRNFHGTINFLEVSHISFISALGEKGKEGPIKKRTGSTRPGQSGCNFCGCLAGGCCVRCSYFCTDVLWSKWRNRWFFVKETCFGYYRPKDGVLRCVVLFDQGFDISSGMYSTGMRNGLQIATNSRYLVIKYPTRRMAKEWMTHMKRVSNESARDFTLPNPHQSFAPSRPGVQAGWFVDGAGYMSAVADALEGATEEIFITDWMLSPEIYMKRPAIDGDYWRLDKILKRKAEQGIKIFVLLFKELDFALGINSYYSKAKLVEQHENIKVLRHPDHARAGILFWAHHEKLVIIDQTYAFVGGIDLCYGRWDDYQHRLTDLGSISSSTNSSANNTTTRKPSTVVELDENGSVANLLKSSKNIAIATAVDRQAPKSVTDTSASKSAKDGTPNGKQKLAQNKPEAPAAMGEPPDKLLQAAAQALGDQQLPAEERDELPENIKQNTPEMERRNIMGMIKDMGRDLKNRITLSEHPEHPHGTDVLAAGGGTKSNIGSPVYLSEEERRKKQLYGGDKGTIVHDMVSPQPFKNAPIFELDGQAKLWIGKDYINFIVKDFTNLDMPYVDLVDRSTTVRMPWHDVATVVLGQAARDAARHFIERWNAVKLEKCRENANYPYLLPKSYNDIRVDSKFLNVPLHHVTCQLLRSASSWNCGFIEPEHVEQSIHEAYVQTISKAQHYIYIENQFFISMELGNSVVKNQISEYLFKRIVRAHREKKVFRVYVVMPLLPGFEGDVGGSSGISLRAITHWNYASISRGKSSLLERLRGAGIQNPFDYISFHSLRTNSTLNGMPVTELIYVHSKLLIADDKVVICGSANINDRSLLGKRDSEVCVMITDESFEEGRMNGESYPCGVFAGKLRKFLFREHLGLLESDPKREPIDVTDPVIHSFWNDIWRRTSRRNTLIYDEVFRCIPSDNVQSFAMMKKFLEDKSLLQSNPDGIQQAVARIEGYLVDLPLKFLCNEILTPPNTSKEGFMPTYMWT, from the exons ATGGATGCTAACTTCAAGCGTAAAACTATTCATCGCAGTAtatcgctgctgctgcgtgaTATTG ATCAGATGTCGCTGAGCGAAATCGGCACCTCCAATCCTGCACTGAACTGCGAAGATACCGGTACGGCATCTGATTCCACTGCACGGCATGATCATGCGGGTTGTCTTACCGGTGACCGGGGTGCTTACGGTACTGGAGGGAACGGTGAGGGAGGCGGTGGTACAGGTACAACAGGAGGCGGCCATCATGATGCTAGTCTGGCCTGTTACTCGATCCGTAGCGAGCCGGAAGAGTACGACGAAAATCTGGACGCGCCGGATTCGGTAACCTACCTGTCGATCGGTGGCAACAATCCAGTGCTGGTGATACGTGAGAGTGATGCGGACAGCGTCAGTCCCGCATCCGAGATCCCGTACAACTTCGTCTACAATACGCCGGTGAAGTTTGATTCGATGCGCCGCCACATATTCATCCCGGGGCTGGAGATCATTGTGGAAATCATTGACTACGAGCGTAGCCTAACGTCGCACGTGCTTAACCCCAACCT aTACACAGTAAAGCTCACACATGGACCATTTTCCTGGACAATACAGAAGCGGTACAACCATTTCAGAAATTTACACCAGCAACTGACGACGTACAGGACATCACTGCACATTCCCTTTCCGACGAAAAGCCACAAAGAACGACGAGATAGTTTCCGGAATATGCATACTGTGCATCAGGCAACGGCATCG CCTGCCATGCAACAGAAGCTTGGTAAACCGTTGAAAAAGATCAAGAAAAGTGCATTGCCACGATTTCCACTCAAGCCGGACTCACTCGTTTCGTTCGATGCTATCCCGCAGCGAATCAAACAGCTCGAGGAGTACCTGTACAATCTGCTTAACATCTCACTTTATCGGAACTTCCACGGAACG ATCAACTTCCTGGAAGTGTCACACATTTCGTTCATATCTGCACTGGGCGAGAAGGGAAAGGAGGGACCGATCAAGAAGCGCACCGGATCAACTCGTCCCGGACAGTCGGGATGTAACTTTTGCGGATGTCTTGCCGGTGGTTGTTGTGTGCGCTGTAGCTACTTTTGCACCGATGTGCTCTGGAGCAAGTGGCGCAATCGGTGGTTCTTCGTGAAGGAAACCTGCTTCGGGTACTACCGGCCAAAGGACGGTGTGCTCCGGTGTGTCGTACTGTTTGACCAAGGTTTCGACATCTCGTCCGGGATGTACAGTACGGGCATGCGCAATGGATTGCAGATAGCAACGAATTCGCGGTATCTCGTCATCAAATATCCAACGCGTCGCATGGCCAAAGAGTGGATGACACACATGAAACGGGTATCGAATGAAAGTGCGCGCGATTTTACGCTCCCGAATCCTCACCAATCGTTTGCACCGTCCCGACCTGGAGTTCAGGCCGGATGGTTCGTGGATGGGGCAGGATATATGAGCGCGGTGGCCGATGCGTTGGAAGGCGCAAcggaagaaattttcatcACCGATTGGATGCTCAGCCCGGAGATCTACATGAAACGACCGGCGATCGATGGTGATTACTGGCGGTTGGATAAGATCCTGAAGCGTAAGGCGGAGCAAGGCATCAAGATCTTTGTGCTGCTGTTTAAGGAACTGGACTTTGCGCTAGGCATTAACAGTTACTACAGCAAGGCAAAGTTGGTGGAACAGCATGAGAACATAAAG GTTCTCCGCCATCCGGATCACGCCCGAGCTGGCATATTGTTTTGGGCGCATCATGAAAAGCTGGTCATCATCGATCAAACATACGCGTTTGTTGGTGGAATCGATTTGTGTTACGGTCGCTGGGATGACTACCAGCATCGACTGACCGATCTCGGAAGCATTTCATCGTCGACGAATAGCTCTGCCAACAATACCACTACCCGCAAACCATCGACCGTGGTCGAGCTGGACGAGAATGGATCTGTGGCGAATTTGCTCAAGTCTAGTAAAAACATTGCCATCGCAACGGCAGTCGACCGACAAGCGCCAAAATCCGTCACGGATACTTCCGCCTCCAAATCCGCCAAAGATGGCACACCGAATGGTAAACAAAAGCTCGCTCAAAATAAACCAGAAGCACCGGCAGCGATGGGTGAACCACCAGACAAGTTGCTACAAGCAGCTGCACAAGCACTCGGCGATCAGCAGCTACCGGCGGAAGAAAGAGACGAGCTGCCGGAAAACATTAAGCAAAACACTCCGGAAATGGAGCGTCGAAACATTATGGGTATGATCAAGGATATGGGGCGGGATCTGAAGAATCGTATCACACTGTCGGAGCATCCAGAACATCCGCACGGGACGGATGTACTGGCGGCAGGCGGTGGTACAAAGAGTAACATCGGTAGTCCGGTTTATCTTTCCGAGGAGGAACGTCGCAAAAAGCAGCTCTACGGTGGAGATAAGGGTACGATCGTGCACGATATGGTCAGTCCGCAACCGTTCAAAAATGCGCCCATCTTCGAGCTGGACGGACAAGCGAAGCTATGGATTGGCAAAGATTACATTAATTTCATCGTTAAAGATTTCACAAACCTTGATATGCCGTATGTGG ATTTAGTCGATCGTTCGACGACAGTCCGAATGCCATGGCATGATGTGGCAACTGTCGTGCTAGGTCAAGCTGCCCGGGATGCTGCTCGCCATTTCATTGAACGGTGGAACGCGGTAAAGCTGGAAAAGTGTCGCGAAAATGCCAACTATCCATACCTGCTGCCAAAGAGCTACAATGACATCCGCGTAGACAGTAAGTTCCTGAACGTGCCGCTTCATCACGTCACCTGTCAGCTGTTGCGCAGTGCGTCCAGCTGGAACTGTGGCTTCATCGAACCGGAACACGTAGAACAGAGCATCCACGAGGCGTACGTACAGACGATTTCGAAGGCACAGCATTACATCTACATCGAGAACCAGTTCTTCATTAGCATGGAGCTGGGGAACAGCGTGGTGAAGAACCAAATATCGGAATATCTGTTCAAGCGAATCGTGCGTGCACACAGGGAGAAGAAGGTGTTTCGGGTGTATGTCGTGATGCCACTATTGCCAGGATTCGAGGGTGATGTTGGTGGTTCTTCGGGTATTTCGTTACGAGCGATTACCCACTGGAACTATGCGTCTATTTCGAG GGGAAAATCATCACTTCTTGAACGGTTACGAGGAGCCGGTATCCAGAATCCGTTTGACTACATCTCGTTCCACAGCTTGAGAACAAACTCCACGCTCAATGGAATGCCCGTGACGGAGTTGATTTATGTGCATTCTAAGCTGCTGATTGCCGACGACAAGGTTGTGATCTGTGGGTCTGCCAACATTAACGATCGTTCGTTGTTGGGCAAGCGAGACTCGGAAGTTTGTGTTATGATAACG GACGAATCGTTCGAAGAAGGTCGTATGAATGGTGAATCGTATCCATGCGGTGTCTTTGCTGGGAAGCTGCGAAAGTTCCTGTTCCGCGAACATCTTGGTCTGCTGGAGTCGGACCCAAAACGTGAACCGATCGACGTGACAGATCCAGTAATTCACTCGTTCTGGAATGACATTTGGCGACGAACGTCCCGTCGCAACACGCTCATCTACGACGAAGTGTTCCGATGCATCCCATCCGATAATGTGCAATCGTTCGCCATGATGAAAAAGTTTCTGGAGGACAAAAGTTTGCTCCAATCCAACCCGGATGGCATTCAGCAGGCCGTTGCACGTATCGAAGGCTATCTTGTAGATCTACCGCTGAAGTTTCTTTGCAACGAAATACTTACTCCACCCAACACGAGCAAAGAAGGTTTCATGCCTACCTACATGTGGACATAG